From Gemmatimonadota bacterium, one genomic window encodes:
- the fusA gene encoding elongation factor G, whose product MNRYTPENIRNIALSGHGGTGKTSVAEAMMFSAGATNRLGSVDEGNTLSDYTDAEVERKISISTSMLHCDWKGTKMNILDTPGYADFIGDAKTAIWASDIALTLVNATSGVEIGTDKAFGFADDFNRATVFLINHVDREFADCDGAVSAIQEHFGNGAVPFQIPVNAGEGFNQIIDILQMKLVTYTNGKAEASEIPEEWQDQAEALREQVVEGVAESDDDLIERYLEEGELTDEEIAQGLKIGMVNRTLFPIFVSAASKNIGVDLLLDFLSSFAPGPLDLPIPTAYKEGSEEEVALAVSDNDPLSAVVFKTISESVGDLSFLRVYSGSVESGDDVFNPNRRANERIGQIYSMSGGKREDMDVVGAGDIGALIKLKDTHTGNTLCSRNSRLQIQPVEFPHPLIRVAVEPKSRGDEDKISMGLHSIHEEDPSFIAGYDAELRQIIAQGQGELHLTVVFDKLKSKFGVDIEVTEPRIPYRETIQSRAEAQYRHRKQSGGRGQYGEAYLRIAPRQRGDGFEFIDEVVGGAIPGKFIPAVEKGVVECMERGVLAGYPVVDTQVTVYDGSFHPVDSSDMAFKLAGSFAFQNAFMDARPILLEPIYKVHVVVPDSYMGDVMADLNGRRGRIQGMDPEGNFQVIHAEVPLADLYKYSTSLRSMTQGTGDYTMEFSHYEPVPHDVTQKVIEESEHDRELVEA is encoded by the coding sequence GTGAATAGATATACACCTGAAAATATCAGGAATATCGCCCTGTCGGGACACGGCGGCACGGGCAAAACGTCCGTTGCCGAAGCCATGATGTTTTCTGCTGGTGCAACCAATCGACTCGGTTCAGTGGATGAGGGAAATACACTGTCGGATTATACCGATGCAGAAGTTGAGCGCAAAATCTCTATCAGTACATCCATGTTGCACTGCGATTGGAAGGGTACCAAAATGAATATTTTGGATACTCCGGGTTATGCTGACTTTATTGGCGATGCAAAAACCGCGATTTGGGCATCTGATATTGCGCTTACGCTGGTCAATGCGACCAGTGGTGTAGAGATTGGAACGGATAAGGCATTCGGTTTTGCCGATGATTTTAATCGCGCAACTGTGTTTTTAATCAATCACGTCGATAGGGAATTTGCCGATTGCGATGGTGCGGTTTCAGCAATTCAGGAGCATTTTGGAAATGGGGCTGTTCCCTTTCAGATTCCGGTCAATGCCGGTGAAGGGTTTAATCAGATCATCGATATTTTGCAGATGAAATTGGTAACCTACACCAATGGCAAAGCCGAAGCTTCAGAGATTCCCGAAGAATGGCAAGATCAGGCTGAGGCATTGAGGGAACAGGTGGTTGAAGGGGTTGCCGAAAGTGACGACGATTTGATTGAACGCTATTTAGAAGAAGGGGAATTGACAGATGAAGAGATCGCACAAGGATTAAAAATCGGAATGGTCAATCGCACTTTGTTTCCCATTTTTGTGAGTGCCGCCAGCAAAAATATCGGTGTTGATTTATTGCTCGATTTTTTGTCTTCCTTCGCGCCGGGTCCGCTCGACTTGCCAATTCCCACAGCATATAAAGAAGGGTCTGAAGAAGAAGTGGCACTTGCCGTAAGCGATAATGACCCTCTATCTGCTGTGGTGTTCAAAACGATTTCCGAGTCTGTGGGCGATCTGTCATTTTTGCGCGTGTATTCCGGCAGTGTCGAATCTGGCGACGATGTGTTTAATCCCAATCGCCGAGCCAATGAGCGCATCGGTCAAATTTATTCGATGAGTGGCGGAAAGCGCGAGGATATGGACGTTGTGGGTGCAGGTGATATTGGCGCGTTGATCAAGCTAAAGGATACGCATACGGGCAATACGCTTTGCAGCAGGAACTCGCGCTTGCAAATTCAGCCGGTCGAATTTCCACACCCTTTGATTCGCGTGGCCGTAGAACCCAAATCGCGTGGCGACGAAGACAAAATTAGCATGGGATTGCACAGCATTCACGAAGAAGACCCGAGCTTTATCGCCGGGTATGATGCGGAATTGCGCCAGATTATTGCCCAGGGACAGGGCGAGTTGCATTTGACGGTTGTGTTTGACAAGTTGAAGAGCAAGTTTGGCGTGGATATAGAGGTGACCGAACCGCGAATACCGTACCGCGAGACCATTCAGTCGCGTGCAGAAGCGCAGTATCGGCACAGAAAGCAAAGCGGTGGACGCGGTCAATATGGCGAAGCTTATTTGCGCATTGCGCCCAGGCAGCGCGGTGATGGTTTTGAATTTATTGATGAGGTCGTAGGCGGTGCAATTCCCGGGAAATTTATTCCGGCTGTTGAAAAAGGTGTTGTGGAATGCATGGAACGCGGCGTGCTCGCCGGGTATCCCGTTGTCGATACACAGGTCACAGTTTACGATGGATCCTTCCATCCGGTCGATTCTTCTGATATGGCTTTTAAGCTGGCGGGTTCCTTCGCATTTCAAAATGCATTTATGGATGCCAGACCCATTTTATTAGAGCCTATTTATAAAGTTCACGTCGTTGTTCCCGATTCCTATATGGGGGATGTGATGGCGGATCTCAATGGGCGACGCGGACGCATTCAAGGCATGGATCCCGAAGGCAATTTCCAGGTCATTCACGCCGAGGTTCCACTGGCCGATCTCTACAAATATTCGACCTCTCTCCGTTCTATGACGCAGGGTACAGGTGATTATACCATGGAGTTTTCACACTACGAGCCTGTTCCCCACGATGTGACACAAAAGGTTATTGAGGAATCCGAACACGATCGCGAATTAGTAGAAGCATAG
- the prpB gene encoding methylisocitrate lyase — protein sequence MMSAGRRFRAALDVERPLQIVGTINAVSALMAKQAGFRALYLSGSGVAAASYGLPDLGITTLDNVVEDARRITDVADLPLLVDIDTGFGGTSFSIGRAVKTLEKIGVAAVHIEDQVLQKRCGHRPGKQVVPAEEMCDRIKAAVDARSDREFVIMARTDSVANEGLECGLDRAQKYIAAGADAIFAEALRSLADFRAFVQRLSVPVLANLTEFGQTPLFDLDEMRGTGIAMVLYPLTAFRMMNAAAYQAYKILRTQGAQGVLINEMQTREELYELLDYYGYEAQVNRLYGA from the coding sequence ATGATGTCAGCCGGGCGCAGGTTCAGGGCGGCACTGGATGTAGAACGACCCTTGCAGATTGTGGGTACTATCAATGCCGTATCTGCGCTGATGGCAAAACAGGCGGGATTTCGCGCGCTTTATCTTTCTGGTTCGGGCGTGGCTGCTGCCTCTTATGGGTTGCCCGATTTGGGCATTACAACGCTGGATAATGTGGTCGAGGATGCTCGGCGGATTACAGATGTGGCGGATTTGCCGCTGCTGGTTGACATCGATACCGGGTTCGGCGGTACTTCTTTTTCCATTGGTCGCGCGGTAAAGACGCTGGAAAAAATTGGCGTTGCCGCTGTTCATATTGAAGACCAGGTATTGCAAAAACGGTGCGGACATCGCCCGGGAAAGCAGGTGGTGCCTGCCGAGGAGATGTGCGACCGAATCAAAGCAGCGGTTGATGCGCGGTCAGACCGCGAGTTTGTGATTATGGCGCGAACGGATTCCGTGGCCAATGAGGGTTTGGAATGCGGTCTCGATCGCGCCCAGAAATACATTGCCGCAGGTGCGGATGCGATTTTTGCAGAAGCCTTGCGTTCACTGGCGGATTTTCGCGCATTTGTCCAAAGGCTTTCTGTGCCAGTGCTGGCGAATCTCACCGAGTTTGGACAAACGCCTCTGTTTGATCTGGATGAGATGAGAGGTACTGGTATCGCCATGGTGTTGTATCCTCTTACGGCGTTTAGAATGATGAATGCGGCTGCTTATCAGGCGTATAAAATCCTGCGGACACAGGGCGCACAGGGCGTGTTGATAAACGAGATGCAGACGCGTGAAGAACTCTACGAATTGCTGGATTATTACGGGTATGAGGCGCAGGTCAATCGACTTTATGGCGCGTGA
- a CDS encoding 2-methylcitrate synthase (catalyzes the synthesis of 2-methylcitrate from propionyl-CoA and oxaloacetate; also catalyzes the condensation of oxaloacetate with acetyl-CoA but with a lower specificity), which yields MSKQTAGLRGVKAGSTSICTVGAEGHGLHYRGYAIEDLAQFACFEEVLHLLLWGALPTERELDALRTQLRAHRQLPDLVVRVLRLLPSDAHPMDVLRTGVSALGIAEPERDLGDGGAVAIRLLGALPSMLGVWHRGADVLDVDVDDYATYILRMLKAETPSELECRMMDASLILYAEHEFNASTFTARVCASTLADFYGCITGAIGTLSGPLHGGANERAMELIEQFETPEDAAIGVREMLARRELIMGFGHGVYRVRDPRNAIIKDWARQVSAAMGDMRLYEISEAIERVMWDEKKLFPNLDFYSATAYHMAGIETALFTPIFVVSRCSGWAAHVMEQRADNRLIRPLAEYTGVEAQDYVPLEERG from the coding sequence GTGAGCAAACAGACGGCAGGTTTGAGAGGGGTCAAGGCTGGGAGTACATCGATTTGTACTGTGGGGGCAGAAGGTCACGGGTTGCACTATCGGGGCTATGCGATTGAAGATCTGGCACAATTTGCCTGTTTTGAGGAGGTCTTGCATTTGTTGTTGTGGGGTGCGCTGCCCACTGAAAGGGAATTGGATGCGTTGAGAACGCAGTTGCGAGCGCACCGGCAGTTGCCCGATCTGGTTGTAAGGGTTCTGCGTTTGTTGCCTTCTGACGCGCATCCGATGGATGTTTTGCGAACCGGTGTGTCGGCACTTGGTATTGCCGAGCCAGAGCGGGATTTGGGAGATGGTGGGGCTGTGGCTATAAGGCTTTTGGGTGCATTGCCCTCTATGCTGGGGGTCTGGCATAGAGGTGCCGATGTTTTGGATGTGGATGTGGATGATTACGCGACTTATATTTTGCGCATGCTCAAAGCGGAGACACCTTCGGAGTTGGAATGCCGGATGATGGATGCGTCGTTGATTTTATATGCCGAGCACGAGTTTAATGCCTCGACATTCACGGCGAGAGTATGCGCTTCTACGCTTGCCGATTTTTATGGATGTATCACCGGGGCAATTGGCACTTTGAGCGGGCCTTTGCACGGGGGTGCAAACGAGCGGGCAATGGAATTGATCGAGCAGTTCGAGACGCCTGAAGACGCGGCAATAGGTGTGCGAGAGATGCTGGCGCGCAGAGAGTTGATTATGGGGTTTGGGCACGGGGTTTATCGCGTGCGAGATCCGCGCAATGCGATTATTAAAGATTGGGCGCGTCAGGTGAGTGCAGCAATGGGCGATATGCGTCTGTACGAGATTTCTGAAGCGATTGAGCGGGTTATGTGGGATGAGAAAAAGTTGTTTCCAAATCTGGATTTTTATTCGGCAACAGCATATCATATGGCCGGTATTGAGACGGCGCTTTTTACGCCCATATTTGTGGTCAGTCGCTGTAGCGGCTGGGCTGCTCATGTGATGGAACAGCGGGCGGATAATAGGCTGATTCGACCCCTGGCGGAATACACGGGGGTAGAGGCGCAAGATTATGTGCCTTTGGAAGAAAGGGGCTAA
- a CDS encoding bifunctional 2-methylcitrate dehydratase/aconitate hydratase — translation MDDRVPDRELVTIAQYVLDYEVNSTEAFQTARLCLMDSLGCAVLALRFSECAKMLGPVVPGTIVPHGARVPGTDCELDPVTAAFNIGTLVRWLDFNDTWLAAEWGHPSDNLGAILGVADWMSRTQRAQGREGLVMRDVFVAMIKAHEVQGVMALENSFNARGLDHVILVKLASAAVSAGLLGCDEGQVVNALSQVWCDLGPLRTYRHAPNTGSRKSWAAGDATARGVFLALQTKRGEMGYPTALSAPVWGFYDRLWNGDRFQFQRVYGSYVMENVLFKVSFPAEFHAQTAVEAAFVLHNEVAPRLKMVERVVIETHEAAIKIIDKTGPLYNPADRDHCLQYMVAIGLIFGDLTADDYEEERAGDARIDALREKMVVTENARFTRDYHDPQKRSIANTVQVFFKEGSATEAVTVEYPIGHRRRRREAAPLLVEKFVENMTTQFEMRQVRDVLAVFDGADLDAMPVWEFMDMLQVRK, via the coding sequence ATGGATGATCGGGTGCCGGATAGAGAACTGGTGACTATCGCACAGTACGTGCTGGATTATGAGGTGAATTCCACGGAGGCTTTTCAGACGGCTCGATTGTGTCTGATGGATAGTTTGGGATGTGCGGTGCTGGCATTGCGGTTTTCCGAGTGTGCGAAGATGCTCGGTCCCGTGGTGCCTGGAACAATTGTGCCGCACGGTGCGCGGGTACCGGGTACGGATTGCGAACTCGATCCGGTGACTGCTGCGTTTAATATTGGGACACTGGTGCGCTGGCTGGATTTTAACGATACGTGGTTGGCAGCAGAGTGGGGCCATCCTTCAGATAATCTGGGTGCAATTCTCGGAGTGGCGGACTGGATGTCGCGCACGCAACGCGCACAGGGGAGAGAAGGACTGGTGATGCGGGATGTGTTTGTGGCGATGATCAAGGCGCATGAGGTTCAGGGCGTGATGGCGTTGGAAAATAGTTTTAATGCCCGGGGACTGGATCATGTGATTTTGGTGAAGTTGGCGAGCGCAGCGGTCTCTGCTGGTCTGTTGGGATGCGATGAGGGGCAGGTGGTCAATGCATTGTCGCAGGTGTGGTGCGATTTGGGTCCTTTGCGAACCTATCGGCATGCGCCCAATACGGGTTCGCGCAAGAGTTGGGCGGCGGGAGATGCGACAGCGCGCGGTGTGTTTTTGGCATTGCAGACAAAGCGAGGCGAGATGGGATATCCAACGGCTCTGTCTGCACCTGTCTGGGGGTTTTACGATCGTTTGTGGAATGGTGACCGGTTTCAGTTTCAGCGCGTGTACGGTTCTTATGTGATGGAAAATGTGTTGTTCAAGGTGTCTTTTCCAGCTGAATTTCACGCACAGACAGCTGTAGAAGCCGCGTTTGTGTTGCACAATGAGGTGGCACCGCGTTTGAAGATGGTGGAGCGGGTGGTGATTGAGACACACGAAGCCGCTATAAAAATTATCGATAAGACCGGTCCGCTGTACAATCCCGCAGATCGGGATCACTGTTTGCAATATATGGTGGCGATAGGGCTGATTTTTGGCGATTTGACCGCAGATGACTATGAAGAGGAGCGCGCAGGGGACGCGCGTATTGATGCGTTGAGAGAGAAGATGGTGGTGACGGAAAACGCGCGGTTTACACGGGATTATCACGATCCGCAAAAGCGGTCAATTGCCAATACTGTGCAGGTGTTTTTCAAAGAGGGATCGGCCACAGAGGCCGTGACGGTTGAATATCCCATTGGGCATCGAAGAAGGCGTCGGGAGGCCGCGCCCTTACTTGTGGAAAAGTTTGTGGAAAATATGACGACGCAGTTTGAGATGCGTCAGGTGCGCGATGTGTTGGCTGTGTTTGATGGGGCGGATTTGGATGCTATGCCCGTATGGGAATTTATGGATATGTTGCAAGTTCGTAAATAG
- a CDS encoding YebC/PmpR family DNA-binding transcriptional regulator produces MAGHSKWANIKHRKSRQDAARGKAFTKLIREITVAAREGGDEANNPRLRAAVLGAKAENMPMVNIERAIKKGTGELEGESYEGAIYEGYGPGGVAMFVETLTDNRNRTVSEVRHLFSKYNGSMAESGAVAWVFEQKGLISVPKEGVEEEELMLIVLDAGAEDIVEEETIYEVYASLPDFESVRKAIEDASIEIERAELTRVPQSTVPVEGKTAQQLLSLMEMLEDNDDVQRVYANFEIDDSELAALTA; encoded by the coding sequence ATGGCTGGACATTCTAAATGGGCAAATATCAAGCATCGCAAGAGTCGTCAGGACGCGGCTCGAGGCAAGGCGTTTACCAAGCTGATTCGGGAGATTACTGTGGCGGCTCGCGAGGGCGGCGATGAAGCGAATAACCCCCGTCTGCGTGCGGCTGTTTTAGGCGCTAAGGCGGAAAATATGCCCATGGTGAATATTGAGCGCGCGATTAAAAAGGGTACGGGAGAGCTTGAAGGCGAGTCTTATGAAGGTGCGATTTACGAGGGGTACGGGCCGGGTGGTGTGGCCATGTTTGTTGAAACTCTGACAGATAATCGAAATCGCACGGTATCCGAAGTGCGGCATTTGTTTAGCAAATACAATGGCAGTATGGCCGAAAGTGGTGCCGTGGCGTGGGTGTTTGAGCAAAAGGGCCTGATTTCAGTGCCCAAAGAGGGCGTGGAAGAAGAAGAACTGATGCTGATCGTTTTAGATGCTGGTGCCGAAGATATTGTAGAGGAAGAGACTATCTACGAGGTTTATGCATCTCTGCCCGATTTTGAAAGTGTTCGCAAAGCGATTGAAGATGCGAGCATTGAAATTGAACGTGCTGAATTGACGCGCGTTCCGCAAAGTACTGTGCCCGTTGAAGGCAAAACCGCACAGCAATTGTTGTCCTTGATGGAAATGCTCGAAGACAATGACGATGTGCAGCGGGTATATGCCAATTTTGAGATTGACGATAGTGAATTAGCAGCCCTTACAGCTTGA
- the ruvC gene encoding crossover junction endodeoxyribonuclease RuvC translates to MIILGIDPGSVVTGFGLVEHQNRKNRLLQCGCIRPGNKMSFPQRLLYIYDHLLALVADAGPHEVALESVFYGVNTQSLIKLCQARGAILTALANSDLPIFEYSPREVKRAVVGRGSASKEQVQFMIQRLLGKEAVDQGFDATDAVAIALCHAHQKVAVQGPGVRQNKLAEKIEALKQGGREQSRFDEKLKEIGVSAKSRRRLNRRGR, encoded by the coding sequence GTGATCATTCTGGGTATTGATCCGGGTAGTGTGGTGACTGGTTTTGGTCTGGTTGAGCACCAGAACCGGAAAAATCGGTTGCTGCAATGCGGCTGTATTCGCCCCGGTAATAAAATGTCTTTCCCCCAGCGCTTGCTCTATATCTACGATCACTTGCTCGCGCTGGTCGCAGATGCAGGCCCGCATGAAGTTGCGCTTGAATCTGTTTTTTACGGTGTCAATACGCAATCGCTGATTAAGTTGTGTCAGGCGCGTGGGGCTATTTTGACGGCGCTGGCCAATTCCGATTTGCCCATTTTTGAGTACTCGCCCCGCGAAGTGAAGCGAGCTGTTGTGGGCCGGGGGAGTGCGTCCAAAGAACAGGTGCAATTTATGATCCAGCGATTGCTTGGGAAAGAAGCAGTGGATCAGGGGTTTGATGCGACAGATGCCGTGGCGATTGCCCTGTGCCACGCGCATCAGAAGGTTGCTGTGCAGGGACCTGGGGTACGGCAAAATAAATTGGCAGAGAAAATTGAGGCGTTGAAACAGGGCGGTAGGGAACAGAGTCGTTTTGATGAGAAACTCAAGGAAATCGGCGTGAGTGCGAAGTCGCGGCGGCGATTGAACCGAAGGGGAAGATGA
- the ruvA gene encoding Holliday junction branch migration protein RuvA, translating into MIAFLEGQLVEKHPTHVIVDVQGVGYHVNISLSSYESLVVEDGRVKVLTHLYVREDAMTLYGFASVSERDLFERLIAVSGIGPPMALKILSGIPIADFRRLVAAEDARGLTRIKGIGQKLAQRLVLEMKDKIGDIAPEDFTSDAVEHADPDVLDEAAAALSGLGANPVQARKVVATVLQELGDDAPIEEVIKRSLRSI; encoded by the coding sequence ATGATTGCGTTTTTAGAAGGGCAACTGGTCGAAAAACACCCGACTCATGTCATTGTGGATGTTCAGGGCGTGGGGTATCACGTCAATATTTCACTGTCGAGCTATGAATCGCTTGTGGTTGAGGATGGGCGCGTAAAAGTTCTCACTCATCTCTATGTGAGAGAAGATGCGATGACGCTTTACGGGTTTGCCTCTGTGTCCGAGCGCGATTTGTTTGAGCGCCTGATCGCGGTTTCGGGTATTGGGCCGCCGATGGCATTGAAAATTTTGTCCGGTATTCCCATTGCCGATTTCAGGCGGTTGGTTGCCGCAGAAGATGCCCGGGGGTTGACGCGCATCAAAGGCATTGGTCAAAAGCTCGCGCAGCGCCTGGTGCTGGAGATGAAGGATAAGATTGGCGATATTGCGCCAGAAGATTTTACTTCCGATGCCGTGGAGCATGCAGATCCCGATGTATTAGACGAAGCCGCTGCCGCTTTGTCGGGCTTGGGCGCGAATCCGGTGCAGGCGCGCAAAGTTGTTGCGACTGTCTTGCAGGAGCTGGGTGACGACGCGCCGATTGAGGAAGTGATTAAACGGTCGTTGAGGAGTATTTAG
- the ruvB gene encoding Holliday junction branch migration DNA helicase RuvB produces MDERFTDPEFQDGDELERDQRIRPIRFDDMVGQEKAKTNLRIAVEAARHRNEAMDHILLHGPPGLGKTTMAYVIAHELEVEIHVTSGPVLERPADLAGILTNLNERDVLFIDEIHRMNRVVEEHLYSAMEDFTLDIMIDSGPSARSYQIPLEPFTLVGATTRMGLLTAPMRTRFGLLERLDFYAPEELQAIVMRAARILGIEIEEDAAHVIAYRSRGTARIAGRQLSRSRDYAQARADGVITEEVAVKALALLGVDAKGLDEMDRRLLETLIDKFDGGPVGLNNLGAALSEETDTLEEVYEPYLIQEGFLVRTHRGRQATARAYLHLGKTPPEDGSQSKLF; encoded by the coding sequence ATGGATGAACGATTTACCGATCCCGAATTTCAGGATGGCGACGAACTTGAGCGCGATCAACGGATTCGTCCAATTCGATTTGACGATATGGTCGGGCAAGAGAAGGCGAAGACGAATTTGCGTATTGCCGTGGAGGCTGCGCGTCATCGCAATGAGGCTATGGATCACATTTTGTTGCACGGGCCTCCCGGTCTGGGCAAAACGACGATGGCTTATGTGATCGCGCACGAGCTTGAAGTTGAAATTCATGTGACATCGGGACCGGTGCTGGAGCGCCCGGCTGATCTGGCGGGGATTTTGACGAATTTGAATGAGCGCGATGTGCTGTTTATCGACGAGATTCATCGCATGAATCGGGTGGTAGAAGAGCATTTGTATTCGGCTATGGAGGATTTTACGCTGGATATTATGATCGATAGCGGACCGAGTGCCAGGTCGTATCAAATTCCGCTTGAGCCCTTTACTCTGGTGGGCGCAACAACGCGAATGGGATTGCTCACAGCGCCGATGCGAACGCGCTTTGGTTTGCTGGAGCGGCTGGATTTTTACGCTCCGGAAGAGTTGCAGGCTATTGTGATGAGGGCTGCGCGTATTTTGGGTATTGAGATTGAAGAGGATGCCGCACATGTAATTGCCTACAGGTCGCGGGGAACAGCGCGCATCGCCGGGCGCCAGTTGTCGCGGTCTCGAGATTATGCACAGGCGCGTGCCGATGGGGTGATTACAGAAGAAGTTGCGGTTAAGGCACTGGCACTGTTGGGGGTGGATGCAAAGGGATTGGATGAAATGGATCGCAGATTGCTGGAAACGCTGATCGATAAATTCGATGGGGGTCCCGTTGGCTTGAATAATCTGGGTGCTGCGCTGAGTGAAGAGACAGATACGCTGGAGGAGGTGTATGAACCCTATCTGATTCAGGAGGGGTTCCTGGTGCGCACGCATCGGGGGCGGCAAGCGACGGCGCGGGCGTATTTGCATTTGGGGAAGACGCCGCCTGAGGACGGGTCACAAAGTAAGTTGTTTTGA
- the tsaB gene encoding tRNA (adenosine(37)-N6)-threonylcarbamoyltransferase complex dimerization subunit type 1 TsaB has protein sequence MTKFLGIETSTAVCSVALACDARVVVEYTLELGSHHSERLQPMVEMVLREAGLSVGDLDGVAVAAGPGSFTGLRIGMGLAKGLCRGANLKFLRVSTLAAMAFGSGVEGVPVCPMLDARRGDVYAGVYDLVAGDPISRIPDRADAVSNWVTRLPRPVTVVGDGAEAYRDVIVDALGRDAYFANATLGRPTAGAVALLGQAHCERGEVDDMETAEPFYLRRTQAERVREARLTGDE, from the coding sequence TTGACAAAATTTTTGGGTATTGAGACTTCAACAGCGGTATGCAGTGTGGCTTTGGCCTGCGATGCTCGCGTGGTTGTGGAATACACGTTGGAATTGGGTTCACATCATTCGGAACGGTTGCAGCCGATGGTTGAGATGGTGTTGCGGGAGGCGGGTTTAAGTGTCGGTGATCTGGATGGCGTGGCTGTGGCTGCTGGTCCCGGTTCGTTTACGGGATTGCGTATCGGTATGGGCCTGGCGAAGGGGCTGTGCCGCGGTGCGAATCTTAAATTTTTGCGCGTGTCAACCCTTGCGGCAATGGCTTTTGGGTCGGGGGTAGAAGGGGTGCCTGTTTGTCCTATGCTGGACGCCCGGCGAGGCGATGTGTATGCGGGGGTATATGATCTCGTTGCGGGGGATCCGATTTCGAGAATTCCCGATCGCGCCGATGCGGTTTCCAATTGGGTCACGCGTCTGCCGCGTCCCGTGACTGTGGTGGGAGATGGGGCAGAGGCTTATCGCGATGTTATTGTCGATGCGTTGGGAAGAGATGCGTATTTTGCAAATGCAACTCTGGGACGCCCCACTGCTGGGGCTGTTGCATTGCTGGGTCAGGCGCATTGTGAACGGGGAGAGGTGGATGATATGGAGACGGCAGAGCCTTTTTATTTGCGGCGAACACAAGCAGAGCGCGTGCGCGAAGCGCGTTTGACTGGTGATGAATAA
- the rimI gene encoding ribosomal protein S18-alanine N-acetyltransferase codes for MNNSVTPVLVEMLPSHFDRVIKIETAVFSTPWTRRDFEFARNRKNSFCRVVMVEREVAGYVVGFLIGREFHLVNLAIAPDFQRKGLGRRTLKAVFDLLETRARVVSLEVRMSNCAAIDLYKKMGFETLAIRKAYYTHPREDALVMLKPLNTRLSDWVSQVLQSKQGV; via the coding sequence ATGAATAATTCCGTGACACCCGTGCTGGTGGAGATGCTCCCTTCGCATTTCGACCGGGTTATAAAGATTGAAACGGCTGTTTTTTCCACTCCCTGGACACGCCGCGATTTTGAGTTTGCACGCAATCGCAAAAACAGTTTTTGCCGGGTGGTTATGGTAGAGCGCGAGGTTGCGGGCTATGTCGTGGGGTTTTTGATTGGTCGGGAATTTCATCTGGTGAATTTGGCTATTGCGCCTGATTTTCAAAGAAAGGGGCTGGGCAGAAGAACGCTGAAAGCTGTATTTGATCTGTTGGAGACAAGGGCGCGTGTGGTGTCTCTGGAAGTGCGTATGTCCAATTGTGCTGCGATTGATCTGTATAAGAAGATGGGGTTTGAGACCCTGGCGATCAGAAAAGCGTATTATACACACCCCCGCGAAGATGCGCTCGTGATGTTAAAGCCGCTCAATACCCGATTGTCCGATTGGGTGTCGCAGGTGTTGCAAAGTAAGCAGGGCGTTTAA